In the genome of Halapricum salinum, one region contains:
- a CDS encoding complex I subunit 1/NuoH family protein, whose protein sequence is MTETPLPDTLSGLLGLGGFGIAGELLAGILASAIVGTFMLLNTALAGPWAKRKITAAFTDRISVNRIGPAGIGTIVVDAVRLLSKELIIPEDADRPAYDIAPLVLASSALLGFAVIPMGNGIQVADPEIGLAYVFAVASIASLGLVMAGYASNNKYSFLGGLRAVAQNLAYEIPLVLTGASVVIFAGSLRMSEIVAAQSGTLFSLGPISVPAWFAFVNPFAFALFFVANLAEVGRNPFDIPEAPTEIVAGYQTEYSSVYFVLFYLGEFIHIFLGGAIIATLFLGGPAGPVLPGIVWFTIKIWAVFFFTQWARSAVPRVRIDQLIQIGWKGMLVLSFANLVLTAVIVGVIA, encoded by the coding sequence ATGACCGAGACACCGCTGCCCGACACGCTGTCGGGGCTGCTCGGCCTCGGTGGGTTCGGGATCGCCGGCGAACTGCTCGCCGGCATCCTCGCCTCGGCAATCGTCGGCACGTTCATGCTTCTCAATACCGCCCTCGCTGGTCCGTGGGCAAAACGGAAGATCACGGCAGCCTTCACCGACCGGATCTCCGTGAATCGAATCGGTCCGGCCGGGATCGGGACCATCGTCGTCGACGCCGTCCGTCTGCTCAGCAAAGAGCTGATCATCCCCGAGGACGCCGACCGCCCGGCATACGACATCGCGCCGCTCGTGCTGGCCTCCTCCGCGTTGCTCGGCTTCGCGGTCATCCCGATGGGCAACGGCATCCAGGTCGCCGACCCCGAGATCGGGCTGGCCTACGTGTTCGCGGTCGCCTCGATCGCGTCGCTGGGGCTGGTGATGGCCGGCTACGCCTCGAACAACAAGTATTCGTTCCTCGGCGGGCTCCGCGCAGTGGCGCAGAACCTCGCCTACGAGATCCCGCTGGTGCTGACGGGCGCGTCGGTCGTCATCTTCGCGGGCTCGCTGCGGATGAGCGAGATCGTCGCGGCACAGTCGGGGACGCTGTTCTCGCTGGGGCCGATCTCGGTGCCGGCGTGGTTCGCGTTCGTCAACCCGTTCGCGTTCGCGCTGTTCTTCGTCGCGAATCTGGCGGAAGTCGGCCGTAACCCCTTCGATATCCCCGAAGCGCCGACCGAGATCGTCGCCGGCTACCAGACCGAGTACTCCAGTGTCTACTTCGTCCTGTTCTATCTCGGGGAGTTCATCCACATCTTCCTGGGTGGGGCGATCATCGCCACGCTGTTCCTCGGTGGACCGGCCGGCCCGGTCCTGCCGGGGATCGTCTGGTTCACGATCAAGATCTGGGCGGTGTTCTTCTTCACCCAGTGGGCCCGTTCTGCGGTCCCGCGTGTCCGGATCGACCAGCTCATCCAGATCGGCTGGAAGGGCATGCTGGTGCTGAGCTTCGCGAACCTCGTGCTCACGGCGGTCATCGTCGGGGTGATCGCATGA
- the nuoK gene encoding NADH-quinone oxidoreductase subunit NuoK has product MIDVQWYLLLSAGLFCIGLFGVLTRRNALIFLMSVELMLNAANINLIAFSQRFGHVDGQVFALFGMALAAAEVAIGLGIILVLYRNFGDIDVTAPTTMRW; this is encoded by the coding sequence ATGATCGACGTCCAGTGGTATCTGCTGCTGTCGGCCGGGCTGTTCTGTATCGGTCTATTCGGCGTTCTGACCCGGCGTAACGCGCTCATCTTCCTGATGTCCGTCGAGCTGATGCTCAACGCAGCGAACATCAACCTCATTGCGTTCTCCCAGCGCTTCGGCCACGTGGACGGTCAGGTGTTCGCGCTGTTCGGGATGGCGCTGGCCGCGGCGGAGGTCGCCATCGGCCTGGGTATCATCCTCGTGTTGTATCGTAACTTCGGTGACATCGACGTGACGGCTCCGACGACAATGCGGTGGTAA
- a CDS encoding NADH-quinone oxidoreductase subunit J — protein MALYESIAFALFAIVTLGSAAGVVLVRDVWHAALLLGVSLLSVAVHFVMLHAPFLAAMQILVYVGGVLILITFAVMLTRQNTETASEVGS, from the coding sequence ATGGCATTGTACGAGTCAATCGCTTTTGCGCTGTTTGCCATCGTCACGCTCGGGTCGGCAGCGGGCGTGGTGCTGGTGCGTGACGTCTGGCACGCAGCGCTGTTGCTGGGCGTATCACTGCTCAGCGTCGCTGTCCACTTCGTGATGCTTCACGCTCCGTTCCTGGCAGCGATGCAAATTCTCGTGTACGTCGGCGGGGTCCTGATCCTGATCACCTTCGCCGTCATGCTCACACGACAGAACACCGAGACAGCGAGCGAGGTGGGGTCATGA
- the nuoL gene encoding NADH-quinone oxidoreductase subunit L translates to MTGAFDLVPAIAVLPLVSFVIALFAGKYMPKKGALAGIAATAGSLILSLWVALTVATGDGGYNETLYTFVEGTGTFSLELGVLIDPLSALMLVIVSLISLLVHVFSLGYMNDEGETGLPRYYAGLGLFTFSMLAFVFASNILMAFMFFELVGLCSYLLIGFWFREEGPPSAAKKAFLVTRFGDYFFLVGVVAIFAMFPATAGRFAGEGSFPAAAQAAIESGQTFYGFEAQTAITMAGLLVLGGVMGKSAQFPLHTWLPDAMEGPTPVSALIHAATMVAAGVFLVARMYGFYALSPTALGIIAFVGGFTALFAATMGVVKQELKQVLAYSTISQYGYMMLALGGGGYVAAVFHLTTHAVFKALLFLGAGSVIIAMHHNENMWDMGGLKDRMPVTYWTFLAGSLALAGIFPFAGFWSKDEVLFEVLIHGLGDSPLLLGGYAMGLLAVFFTGFYTFRMVFLTFHGEPRSDVAEDPEPVRWNVKGPLAVLGALAVVLGAINMVPIKKLTGAKIDYLHQWLDMAPEGFLTSVHHYAGDTGLLHDYAGYTKGYLAGETGTVLIGAAISLGLALAGVLLAYRLYNVPRPEEHTDRLGRAKTILMHNYYQDEYQVWLATGVTLPVAKAADTFDQGIVDGVVNGISSVSRFSGRGLRRLQTGVVSNYAALLTLGLVLLVAAFGLMGGWF, encoded by the coding sequence ATGACAGGTGCATTCGACCTCGTTCCGGCGATCGCCGTCTTGCCACTCGTCTCGTTCGTGATCGCGCTGTTCGCGGGCAAATACATGCCCAAGAAGGGCGCGCTCGCCGGCATCGCCGCGACTGCCGGCTCGCTGATCCTCTCGCTGTGGGTCGCCCTCACCGTCGCGACCGGTGACGGTGGCTACAACGAGACGCTCTATACCTTCGTCGAGGGAACGGGCACGTTCTCGCTCGAACTCGGCGTCCTGATCGACCCGCTCTCGGCGCTAATGTTGGTCATCGTCTCGCTCATCTCGCTGCTCGTCCACGTCTTCTCGCTGGGCTACATGAACGACGAGGGTGAGACCGGCCTGCCACGCTACTACGCCGGGCTCGGCCTCTTTACGTTCTCGATGCTCGCGTTCGTGTTCGCCAGCAACATCCTCATGGCGTTCATGTTCTTCGAGCTCGTCGGTCTGTGTTCGTACCTGCTGATCGGCTTCTGGTTCCGCGAGGAGGGACCGCCGAGCGCCGCGAAGAAGGCGTTCCTCGTGACCCGGTTCGGGGACTACTTCTTCCTCGTCGGCGTGGTCGCCATCTTCGCGATGTTCCCCGCGACCGCGGGTCGCTTCGCCGGCGAGGGTTCGTTCCCGGCGGCGGCACAGGCCGCGATCGAATCCGGCCAGACGTTCTACGGCTTCGAGGCCCAGACCGCCATCACGATGGCCGGGCTGCTCGTGCTCGGCGGCGTGATGGGCAAGTCCGCGCAGTTCCCGCTGCACACCTGGCTGCCAGACGCCATGGAAGGCCCGACGCCAGTCTCGGCACTCATTCACGCAGCAACGATGGTCGCGGCCGGCGTCTTCCTCGTCGCCCGGATGTACGGCTTCTACGCGCTCAGCCCAACCGCCCTCGGAATAATCGCCTTCGTCGGTGGGTTCACCGCGCTGTTCGCAGCGACGATGGGCGTCGTCAAACAGGAACTCAAACAGGTGCTGGCCTATTCGACCATCTCCCAGTACGGGTACATGATGCTCGCGCTGGGCGGTGGCGGCTACGTCGCGGCGGTCTTCCACCTGACGACCCACGCCGTGTTCAAAGCGCTGCTGTTCCTGGGTGCCGGGTCGGTCATCATCGCCATGCACCACAACGAGAACATGTGGGACATGGGCGGCCTGAAAGACCGGATGCCCGTCACCTACTGGACGTTCCTCGCGGGCTCGCTCGCTCTCGCCGGCATCTTCCCGTTCGCGGGCTTCTGGTCGAAAGACGAGGTGCTGTTCGAAGTGCTCATCCACGGGCTGGGTGACAGCCCACTGCTGCTCGGCGGCTACGCGATGGGGCTGCTCGCCGTGTTCTTCACTGGCTTCTACACCTTCCGGATGGTGTTCCTGACGTTCCACGGCGAACCCCGCTCGGATGTCGCAGAGGACCCCGAGCCGGTTCGCTGGAACGTCAAGGGCCCGCTCGCGGTCCTCGGTGCGCTCGCGGTCGTCCTCGGGGCGATCAACATGGTCCCGATCAAGAAACTCACGGGCGCGAAGATCGACTACCTCCACCAGTGGCTCGACATGGCGCCCGAAGGATTCCTCACGTCGGTCCACCACTACGCCGGTGACACGGGGCTGCTCCACGACTACGCGGGTTACACGAAGGGCTATCTGGCCGGTGAGACGGGGACCGTGCTGATCGGTGCCGCGATCTCGCTGGGACTCGCCCTCGCGGGCGTCCTGCTGGCCTATCGGCTCTACAACGTCCCGCGTCCCGAAGAACACACGGACAGACTCGGTCGCGCGAAGACGATCCTCATGCACAACTACTACCAGGACGAGTATCAGGTCTGGCTGGCGACCGGCGTCACGCTCCCGGTCGCGAAGGCCGCAGACACGTTCGATCAAGGTATCGTCGACGGCGTCGTCAACGGCATCAGCAGCGTAAGCCGGTTTTCCGGCCGCGGGCTGCGCCGTCTCCAGACGGGCGTCGTGAGTAACTACGCGGCACTCCTCACGCTGGGGCTGGTGCTGCTCGTCGCAGCCTTCGGTCTGATGGGAGGGTGGTTCTAG
- a CDS encoding 6TM ABC transporter family protein: MSSVNWGGVGAMLVTAAVVVLTTLLAGPLGFVLGLFAVIGVSVPLILHRDGRRKRSQLSQNVSELEDRVEQLETELQIADGENESADESPT, encoded by the coding sequence ATGAGTTCCGTGAACTGGGGGGGAGTGGGTGCCATGCTGGTGACAGCAGCCGTGGTCGTCCTCACGACGTTGCTGGCGGGTCCCCTCGGATTCGTACTCGGCCTGTTCGCTGTGATCGGTGTCAGTGTCCCGCTGATTCTTCATCGAGACGGGCGGCGCAAGCGCAGCCAGTTGTCCCAGAACGTATCAGAACTGGAGGACCGAGTCGAGCAACTCGAAACTGAATTGCAGATCGCAGATGGAGAAAACGAGAGCGCAGACGAGAGTCCGACATAG
- a CDS encoding NADH-quinone oxidoreductase subunit J family protein, whose translation MRRPRLAEDLNPVAGLAAVALFGVLAAVFLSAEFAFQNPGFSADAAITEGIGYALFDLVGQSDLATEGFLFAFITIAIVLDAALDGAIMLARRDDEEQTLPDGGERR comes from the coding sequence ATGAGACGCCCCCGACTCGCCGAGGATCTCAACCCCGTCGCCGGGCTGGCAGCCGTCGCGCTGTTCGGCGTGCTCGCGGCCGTCTTCCTCAGCGCCGAGTTCGCGTTCCAGAACCCGGGCTTCAGCGCGGACGCCGCGATCACCGAGGGCATCGGCTACGCGCTGTTCGATCTGGTCGGTCAGTCTGATCTGGCGACCGAAGGGTTCCTCTTCGCGTTCATCACGATCGCGATCGTCCTCGACGCCGCGCTCGACGGCGCGATCATGCTCGCGCGTCGCGACGACGAAGAGCAGACTCTGCCCGACGGAGGTGAACGTCGATGA
- a CDS encoding NuoI/complex I 23 kDa subunit family protein, with translation MIGILKSMATTMKHALDGQTFTVEYPEDTPEVSPRFRGVHKFSQERCIWCRQCEKVCPNDTIQIVQDEQRNGEQYNLHIGQCIYCRLCEEVCPVDAILLTQNFEFTADTKDEFAYNKEQLKNVPWYKDIDPLASREPDRGAWIGEGEGEVDYQ, from the coding sequence ATGATCGGCATCCTGAAATCGATGGCAACGACGATGAAGCACGCGCTCGACGGCCAGACGTTCACCGTCGAGTACCCCGAAGACACGCCGGAAGTGAGCCCGCGATTCCGCGGCGTTCACAAGTTCAGCCAGGAGCGCTGTATCTGGTGTCGCCAGTGCGAGAAGGTGTGTCCCAACGACACGATTCAGATCGTGCAGGACGAACAGCGCAACGGCGAGCAGTACAACCTTCACATCGGCCAGTGCATCTACTGCCGACTCTGCGAGGAGGTCTGTCCCGTCGACGCCATCCTGCTGACCCAGAACTTCGAGTTCACCGCGGACACGAAAGACGAGTTCGCCTACAACAAAGAGCAACTCAAGAACGTGCCGTGGTACAAGGATATCGACCCGCTTGCGTCGCGTGAGCCGGATCGCGGTGCGTGGATTGGCGAAGGCGAAGGCGAAGTGGACTATCAGTAG
- a CDS encoding NADH-quinone oxidoreductase subunit N — MAELVQLPEWAATAPTLALVATALVLFLIDSIEPKSDSVSRTTLTGVGLLGSLASLVLSGWFLIAGTGQVDGAVRLFDGSIVVDGMSLFFSFLVASVTALVVLASHDYVEGENHQAEYYSLVFLAATGMSMVASVNSLAAAFVAIELVSLPSYALVAYLKHNRGSVEAGLKYFLIGALSSAIFIYGISLVYGATGAFRFDRIAQAVGTTPVDGVLGLGILMVVGGIAFKTAAVPFHFWAPEAYEGAPAPISGFLSSASKAAGFVLAFRAFTTAFPLDAVSGTFDWALAFMVLAVVTMTLGNFAAATQEKVKRMLAYSSIGHAGYVLIALAAITGTGNDSLVLGAGMMHLLVYGFMNTGAFLFIALAEYWGIGREFEDFNGLAKQAPVACVAMTIFMFSLAGLPVGAGFFSKYFLFWGALGAGLWWLVLIAAANSALSLYYYSRVVKAMWVEEPETPHEIESYPTALYAAVIAAAVVTVLLMPAFGIVSDEAISAADALFIP, encoded by the coding sequence ATGGCTGAACTAGTCCAACTACCCGAGTGGGCCGCGACGGCGCCGACGCTCGCGCTGGTCGCAACCGCGCTCGTGTTGTTCCTGATCGACAGTATCGAGCCGAAATCCGATTCGGTCAGCCGGACGACGCTCACGGGCGTCGGTTTGCTCGGCTCGTTAGCCTCGCTGGTGCTGTCGGGCTGGTTCCTGATCGCCGGGACTGGACAGGTCGACGGCGCAGTGCGACTGTTCGACGGCAGCATCGTCGTCGACGGGATGAGCCTGTTCTTCTCGTTCCTGGTCGCCAGCGTCACCGCGCTGGTCGTCCTCGCGAGCCACGACTACGTCGAGGGCGAGAACCACCAGGCCGAGTACTACTCGCTGGTCTTCCTGGCGGCGACCGGGATGTCGATGGTCGCCTCGGTCAACAGCCTCGCGGCGGCGTTCGTCGCCATCGAACTGGTCTCGCTGCCATCGTACGCCCTGGTCGCGTACCTCAAACACAACCGCGGCTCGGTCGAGGCCGGCCTGAAGTACTTCCTGATCGGTGCGCTGTCCTCGGCGATCTTCATCTACGGGATCAGTCTCGTCTACGGGGCGACCGGCGCGTTCCGCTTCGACCGGATCGCACAGGCGGTCGGCACGACGCCGGTCGATGGCGTCCTCGGCCTTGGAATCCTGATGGTCGTCGGCGGCATCGCATTCAAGACTGCCGCCGTGCCGTTCCACTTCTGGGCCCCGGAGGCCTACGAGGGCGCGCCCGCGCCGATCTCCGGGTTCCTCTCGTCGGCCTCGAAGGCCGCCGGATTCGTGCTCGCGTTCCGCGCGTTCACGACCGCGTTCCCGCTCGACGCCGTCTCGGGGACCTTCGACTGGGCGCTGGCGTTCATGGTGCTCGCCGTGGTGACGATGACGCTCGGCAACTTCGCGGCCGCGACCCAGGAGAAGGTCAAGCGGATGCTGGCGTACTCCTCGATCGGTCACGCCGGCTACGTCCTGATCGCGCTGGCTGCGATCACCGGGACCGGAAACGACAGCCTCGTCCTCGGCGCGGGGATGATGCACCTGCTCGTCTACGGCTTCATGAACACGGGTGCGTTCCTGTTCATCGCGCTGGCGGAGTACTGGGGCATCGGCCGCGAGTTCGAGGACTTCAACGGACTCGCGAAACAGGCCCCTGTCGCCTGCGTCGCGATGACGATCTTCATGTTCAGCCTCGCCGGCCTGCCGGTCGGGGCAGGGTTCTTCTCGAAGTACTTCCTGTTCTGGGGCGCGCTCGGGGCAGGCCTGTGGTGGCTGGTCCTCATCGCTGCCGCCAACAGTGCGCTGAGCCTCTACTACTACTCGCGGGTCGTCAAGGCGATGTGGGTCGAAGAACCCGAGACGCCACACGAGATCGAATCGTACCCCACCGCGCTGTACGCTGCCGTGATCGCCGCTGCGGTCGTCACGGTCCTGCTGATGCCTGCGTTCGGGATCGTCTCTGAC
- a CDS encoding complex I subunit 4 family protein yields MLIEALLALTLLGAGVVFFAPDEYAGKLAAALSLVPLVGSAWMWLNYEATGNALLGGDLAFETTAEWIDLGPYAIQWHVGLDGVSMPLIVLTTILTTMAIVSAWTPIDERQSQFYGLVLLLEFGLLGVFAALDFFVWFVFWEVVLVPMYFLIAIWGGPRRKYAAIKFFVYTNVASLIMFVGFLTLVFSLGDAITAIDLPQIAQALQVEGAVEPISVFESASQVKLFAFALMFFGFAVKVPVFPVHTWLPDAHVEAPTPVSVLLAGVLLKMGTYALLRFNFTMLPDVAADLAEIIAIVAVLSVIYGAMLALAQQDLKRIVAYSSISSMGYVILGLVAYTTHGVGGATFQMISHGFISGLMFMVVGVIYNETHTRMVGDMSGMADRMPWTVGIFVAAAFGYMGLPLMSGFAAEVLVFLGSFGSETIAWAPIYTGAAMFGIVIVAGYLLWAMQRTLFGEFSLSTDYEVGRAPLHDVAPLVVLLACVIVLGVNPDIFYGMIQEAVNPILENAPDVGGGL; encoded by the coding sequence ATGCTGATCGAAGCCCTCCTCGCACTGACGCTCCTCGGTGCGGGCGTCGTCTTCTTCGCGCCTGACGAGTACGCCGGTAAACTGGCCGCTGCACTCAGTCTCGTCCCCCTTGTGGGAAGCGCCTGGATGTGGCTGAACTACGAGGCGACGGGCAACGCCTTGCTCGGTGGCGACCTCGCGTTCGAGACGACCGCCGAGTGGATCGATCTCGGACCCTACGCGATCCAGTGGCACGTCGGGCTCGACGGCGTGAGCATGCCGCTGATCGTGCTGACGACGATCCTGACGACGATGGCGATCGTCTCGGCCTGGACGCCGATCGACGAGCGCCAGAGCCAGTTCTACGGCCTCGTGCTCCTGCTAGAGTTCGGCCTCCTCGGTGTGTTCGCGGCACTCGACTTCTTCGTCTGGTTCGTCTTCTGGGAGGTCGTCCTCGTGCCGATGTACTTCCTCATCGCCATCTGGGGCGGTCCGCGCCGGAAGTACGCCGCGATCAAGTTCTTCGTCTACACCAACGTCGCGAGCCTGATCATGTTCGTCGGGTTCCTGACGCTGGTGTTCTCACTCGGTGATGCGATCACCGCGATCGATCTACCACAGATCGCACAGGCGCTGCAGGTCGAGGGTGCAGTCGAACCGATCAGCGTCTTCGAGTCTGCCTCACAGGTCAAGCTGTTCGCGTTCGCGCTGATGTTCTTCGGCTTCGCGGTGAAAGTCCCGGTCTTCCCGGTCCACACGTGGCTCCCGGACGCCCACGTCGAGGCCCCGACACCGGTGTCGGTGCTGCTGGCGGGCGTCCTCCTGAAGATGGGGACCTACGCGCTGCTGCGATTCAACTTCACGATGCTGCCCGACGTCGCTGCTGATCTCGCGGAGATCATCGCGATTGTCGCGGTCCTCAGCGTGATCTACGGCGCGATGCTGGCGCTGGCCCAGCAAGACCTCAAGCGTATCGTCGCGTACTCGTCGATCTCCTCGATGGGCTACGTCATCCTCGGACTCGTCGCCTACACGACCCACGGCGTCGGTGGCGCGACCTTCCAGATGATCAGCCACGGGTTCATCTCCGGGCTGATGTTCATGGTAGTCGGCGTCATCTACAACGAGACCCACACCCGGATGGTCGGCGACATGTCCGGCATGGCCGATCGGATGCCCTGGACGGTAGGCATCTTCGTCGCAGCTGCGTTCGGCTACATGGGACTGCCGCTGATGAGCGGGTTCGCCGCAGAAGTACTGGTCTTCCTCGGGTCGTTCGGCTCGGAGACAATCGCGTGGGCCCCGATCTACACCGGGGCGGCGATGTTCGGTATCGTCATCGTCGCGGGCTACCTGCTGTGGGCGATGCAGCGGACGCTGTTCGGCGAATTTTCGCTCTCGACCGACTACGAGGTCGGTCGTGCGCCGCTGCACGACGTGGCGCCGCTGGTCGTCCTGCTGGCCTGTGTGATCGTCCTCGGTGTCAACCCAGACATCTTCTATGGGATGATCCAGGAGGCAGTCAATCCGATCCTTGAGAACGCGCCCGACGTTGGAGGTGGTCTGTGA